The following are encoded together in the Fusarium keratoplasticum isolate Fu6.1 chromosome 1, whole genome shotgun sequence genome:
- a CDS encoding HET domain-containing protein yields MDRSSPQERELLDKLEGQNLTLGMDGYERPRAIKYKDLYAFFRPVIDGDASSAFSSSSEISLQGEWDRDTNCEADCWLKAKEVKAFLAKDSLARPRSEPLHEAASGAEAAAKLYTPLSPGWIRVVVLDPGEGDTPLQCTLLPELLFDPSRGKRRPGDVRDARLIKWTHYEAVSYHWGSPILSRIVLCREARLSETGEAYETPEVAMPVTASLFEALRCLRLKDRPRLLWIDGLCINQYDTAEKNRQVKKMFEIYRLSRRVVVHLGATTKGTHLGMVFLDYVNSEEIRELTLHRVHEPECIETLRVVYAGLHELLCRPWFERSWIRQEIIGTRGSIVCCGTKTIRWTSFKRGYRRLRSLEAILESHLGADFKKPALLQPRIRILKGLKRSWSAGEPMMHAMVPSHSIYSSIAGGILELLVVSKFSEASDPRDKVYSLLGLARPIRRAEGTSHGPERDSSGSSTTPALDLLSFEVDYSKSLTAVYQYLVKFVINGTKTLDILALIRRPYEQPRPYQFASWVPDWQSCTPNSIVSITDSLVLIHQRLPADFLTSQQSYEEDDILRISGWHVASVMLLTGYTASFEEMNRIDRDLPHDFNLEEIHRVLDEMSFQDWSPTDTWRCCLLDPGRIALVPSAADVGDSVFIVKGSRFPLLMRPVYGFYDQKGATASEIRWEYVGVCLMWRFSMAGAVETSELFSTASPMELVVV; encoded by the coding sequence ATGGACCGATCCTCACCACAGGAGAGAGAGCTGCTGGACAAGCTCGAGGGGCAAAACTTGACCCTGGGCATGGACGGCTACGAACGACCCCGCGCCATCAAATACAAGGATTTGTATGCCTTCTTCCGACCCGTTATCGACGGGGACGCTTCCAgtgccttctcttcctcatctgaAATATCTCTTCAAGGGGAGTGGGACAGGGACACGAACTGCGAAGCAGATTGTTGGCTCAAGGCCAAAGAAGTCAAGGCCTTCCTCGCAAAGGACTCACTCGCAAGGCCCCGTTCGGAACCCTTGCATGAGGCTGCATCCggagcagaagcagctgCGAAGCTGTACACGCCACTGAGTCCTGGGTGGATTCGGGTTGTCGTGCTCGATCCAGGAGAGGGGGACACGCCACTGCAGTGCACTCTTTTACCCGAATTACTATTTGATCCATCCCGAGGCAAAAGAAGGCCTGGTGATGTGAGAGATGCACGGTTGATCAAATGGACTCACTACGAAGCCGTCTCGTACCACTGGGGATCGCCTATCCTCTCGCGCATAGTTCTCTGTCGCGAGGCTAGACTTTCGGAAACAGGCGAGGCTTACGAAACTCCCGAAGTGGCCATGCCCGTCACGGCCAGTCTGTTCGAGGCGCTACGATGCCTCAGACTAAAGGACAGACCCCGTCTACTCTGGATCGATGGCCTGTGTATCAACCAGTACGACACCGCAGAGAAGAATCGCCAAGTCAAGAAAATGTTCGAGATTTACAGATTGTCTCGAAGAGTCGTCGTCCATTTAGGGGCGACCACGAAAGGCACACATTTAGGAATGGTGTTCCTAGATTATGTGAACAGCGAGGAAATCCGCGAGCTGACACTCCATCGGGTTCATGAGCCTGAGTGTATCGAAACGCTACGTGTCGTGTACGCAGGTCTCCATGAGCTTCTTTGTCGGCCTTGGTTTGAGAGATCTTGGATAAGACAAGAGATTATCGGCACTAGAGGCTCCATTGTCTGCTGTGGCACCAAGACCATCAGATGGACCTCCTTCAAGCGAGGATATAGAAGGCTGCGGTCACTCGAGGCAATTCTGGAAAGCCACCTTGGGGCTGACTTCAAAAAGCCTGCGCTCCTGCAACCCCGAATACGGATCTTGAAGGGGCTGAAGAGGAGCTGGTCGGCTGGCGAGCCCATGATGCACGCAATGGTGCCATCACACAGCATCTACAGCAGCATAGCCGGTGGAATACTTGAACTGCTTGTCGTAAGCAAATTTTCGGAGGCGTCTGATCCCAGAGACAAAGTTTACTCGCTTCTTGGGTTGGCACGCCCAATAAGACGAGCAGAAGGGACATCGCATGGCCCAGAACGAGACTCGTCGGGATCCAGCACAACGCCGGCGCTGGATCTACTCTCCTTTGAGGTCGACTACTCCAAGAGCCTTACCGCAGTTTATCAGTATCTAGTAAAGTTTGTCATCAACGGCACAAAAACCTTGGACATCCTCGCCCTGATCAGGAGGCCCTACGAGCAACCACGCCCGTATCAGTTCGCATCTTGGGTTCCCGACTGGCAGTCTTGCACACCGAACAGCATAGTCAGTATTACAGATTCCTTGGTGCTCATTCACCAGCGTCTACCGGCAGATTTCCTCACGTCACAGCAGTCCtacgaagaagacgacatcCTCCGCATTTCTGGGTGGCACGTTGCGAGCGTGATGTTGCTGACTGGCTACACCGCGTCCTTTGAAGAAATGAACAGAATAGACAGAGACTTGCCCCACGACTTTAACCTCGAGGAAATTCACCGGGTTCTCGACGAAATGAGCTTTCAAGATTGGTCCCCGACGGATACTTGGCGCTGCTGTCTTCTCGATCCTGGACGCATCGCGCTTGTCCCTTCTGCGGCTGATGTAGGGGATTCTGTCTTTATAGTCAAGGGATCCCGGTTTCCACTTCTCATGAGGCCGGTATATGGGTTCTATGACCAGAAAGGAGCTACAGCATCTGAAATTAGATGGGAATACGTGGGAGTTTGTCTCATGTGGCGCTTCTCCATGGCGGGTGCCGTTGAAACCTCGGAGTTGTTTTCCACTGCATCCCCGATGGAACTGGTAGTCGTTTAA